GAGAGCCAGGCTGCGGGGCGCGAAGAAAGCCAGGCCAGGCGGCGATGCGGCTCACTCGCCATCCGCGCTCTCGCCGTCCTGGGGCCTGTCCGCGTCGAGTGGGCGCTGGTCGCTGAAGGTCACGTTGAGCGTGTCGTCGTTGGCGGCGCGCAGGCGGAGCGTCTGAGGGTAGCGGCCGCCGGCGAGCTGAATGCTGTCCAGGCGTTGGCGAACGGCCTGCTGGCGCGGTACCAGGTCGACGCGCCAGGCCTTAGCGTCGCCGGCAAGGGTGATCTGAAAGCGCTGCTCGAGCGCGCGCCAGTCGCCGTCGAGCAGGCTCAACAGCAGCTCGGCGGCCTGCTGGCGGCGGCGATCGCCTTCGCCCCCCGACTCGTCAAGGCGCGTGGCATCCTGCGGGGTGAAGACCAGGCGCTTGTCGATCGGGGTCTCCAAGGTCCATACCACCCGCGTGTCGCGTTCGTAGCGAAAGCGCCCGCGGCTGACCAGCTCGGTGTCGAGATCGGCCAGATAGCGCGTCTGCTCGAAACGTCCGGCAATGTCGGGGGTCGCCGCCAGTCGCGCCTGCAAGTCCTCCAGCTCGAAGGCCCGCGCCGGGACGCTCCACAGCAGTAGCAGCAGTAGGCTCAGGATACGCATGGCGGGCTCCTTCTTGTCAGTGGCTTGGCGGCGACTCATGGTGCGCCGCGGTACAGCGGCGCGGCGAGCGTCTCGAGCTCAGCGCACAGCCGGCGCAGCTCGCTGTCCAGCGCGCGGTCTTCGCCGAGCGGGGCGATGCGCGTGCGGCATACGGCGACGAAGCCGGCGAGCGCCGGCGGCGGTGGGCCGGCCTGAATCTGGCGCAACTCGACGCCCTGACAGGCGGCGTGCAGCACCCCGGCGGCGACCTGTTCGGCGAGAGTCAGCACGCGCAGCGCATCGCGGGCGGCGATGGTGCCCATGCTCACCTTGTCCTGGTTGTGGCTTTCGGTGGAGCGCGAGAACACGCTGGCCGGCAGGGTGTGCTTGAGCGCCTCGGCGGTCCACGCCGAGACGCCGATCTGCAGCGCCTTGTAGCCATGGTTGAGCGGCGCGCGCTCGACACTGGCGCCGCTCAGGTTGGCCGGCAGGCCATGGTTGTAGCGTTCGTCGACCAGCAGCGCGAGCTGACGGTCGAGCAAGTCGGCGATATTGGCGACCAGCGTCTTCAGCGAGTCCATGGCGAAGGCAATGTGGCCGCCGTAGAAGTGGCCGCCATGCATCACTGTCTCGCCGAGCGGGTCGATCAGCGGATTGTCGTTGGCGCTGTTGAGCTCGCCCTCGATGAAGCCGCGCAGCCAGTCGAGGCTGTCTTCGAGCACACCGATCACGTGCGGCGCGCAGCGTGTGGAATAGCGATCCTGCAGGCGCGAGGCGTTGCGCGGCGGCTGCGCGTCCAGGGTGGCCAGATCGCCGCGTAGCCGCGCGGCGCAGCGTTGCTGACCGGGATGCGGCTTGGCGGCGAACAGCGTGGCGTCGAAGTGATAGGGATTGCCGGCCAGCGCCCAGACGTTGAGCGCCGTCAGGCGCGTGGCGAGCCTTGAGAGGCGCTCGCCGCGGGCGTAGGCCTGGCAGGCCAGTGCGGTCATCACCGCGGTGCCGTTCATCAGCGCCAGGCCTTCCTTGGGGCGCAGCCGGTAGGGCGCGAGGCCGCGCTCGGCGAGCGCCTCCGCCGCCGCGCGCCGGCGGCCATGGTCGTAGACCTCGCGCTCGCCGCAGAGCACCGCGGCGAGATACGACAACGGGGTGAGATCGCCGCTGGCGCCCACCGAGCCTTCGCTGGGAATCACCGGCACGACGTCGTGCTCGAGCAGCCAGGCCAGCCGTTCGAGCAATTCCCAGCTGACCCCCGAGACGCCGCGACACAGCGACACCAGGCGCACCAGCACCACCGCGCGGGCGGCCTCGACGTCGAGCAGCTCGCCCAGCCCGCAGCCATGGAAGGTGTACAGATGGTGGGGCAGCGCGGCGAGCTGCTCGGCGGGCACTGCACGGGTGCAGGCGTCGCCGTAGCCGGTGGTCACGCCATAGACCACGCCATCCTCGGCGAGCAGCCGTTCGAGAAAGGCCGGGCCGGCCTCGATGCGCGCCCGGAACGCGGCGTCTGCGGCCAGGCGCACGTGCGCCTCGCCACGGGCGACGCGGCAGACATCCTCGATGGCCAGCGGCGTGCCGTCGAGCACCAGGGTCGGGGTGTCGGGGTTCTCAGCGCTCATCGGCATGCCAGTAGGGAAAGAAGTTGAACCATTGCAAGGGATACTCGCGGCACTGCTCGCCGAGCCAGCCGACATAACGCCGCATGGCGGCCTCGCGCCACGCCTCGCGTTCGGCGCGCTTCAGGTGCGTGGTGTCGTCGAACGGCTGGAAGCGCACCCGGTGATGATCGCCCTCGCGCACGCAGCTCAGGGTATAGAGCGGGCAGCGCAGCAGCGTCGCCAACCAGAACGGGCCTTCGGGAAACGACGCCATGGCGCCGAGGAACTCCAGATCGCGGGTCCGGCCGTTCTCGGCGAGTGGCACCCGGTCGGCGGCGATCACCACGAAGCCGCCGTCGTTGATGCGTTGCGCCAGGCGCATGGCGGTGGCCGGGGTGATCTCGCTGACCTCGACGATCTCGGGGCCGCTTTGCTGCGTGGCGCGCTCCATCAGGGCATTGAATTTCCGGGCGTTGCGGGTGTGCATCAGCTGCGAGACGTGAAAGTCGTCACGGGTGTCGCTCATCGCGCTGCAGATTTCCAGATTGCCATGATGCGAGACCAGCATCAGCCCGCCGCGCCCGCCGGTGATGGCTTCGTCGAGGCAGGCGCGGTCGGCGGCGTCGAGGCGCACGTCGAGCGGCACGCCGCTCCAGGCGTCGACCTTGTCCATCAACGACTGACCGAAGACCTGGAAGTGGCGCAGCACCAGACGC
The genomic region above belongs to Halomonas zincidurans B6 and contains:
- a CDS encoding LolA family protein, yielding MRILSLLLLLLWSVPARAFELEDLQARLAATPDIAGRFEQTRYLADLDTELVSRGRFRYERDTRVVWTLETPIDKRLVFTPQDATRLDESGGEGDRRRQQAAELLLSLLDGDWRALEQRFQITLAGDAKAWRVDLVPRQQAVRQRLDSIQLAGGRYPQTLRLRAANDDTLNVTFSDQRPLDADRPQDGESADGE
- a CDS encoding glycosyl transferase; translation: MSATREAPRQHWARIQESGSVAGMRIMVWIRRRLGRLPFTFMLQWVILYYFIRHPLARRASRDYLMRIWPQHAGHPPRWPQRLVLRHFQVFGQSLMDKVDAWSGVPLDVRLDAADRACLDEAITGGRGGLMLVSHHGNLEICSAMSDTRDDFHVSQLMHTRNARKFNALMERATQQSGPEIVEVSEITPATAMRLAQRINDGGFVVIAADRVPLAENGRTRDLEFLGAMASFPEGPFWLATLLRCPLYTLSCVREGDHHRVRFQPFDDTTHLKRAEREAWREAAMRRYVGWLGEQCREYPLQWFNFFPYWHADER
- a CDS encoding HAL/PAL/TAL family ammonia-lyase, giving the protein MSAENPDTPTLVLDGTPLAIEDVCRVARGEAHVRLAADAAFRARIEAGPAFLERLLAEDGVVYGVTTGYGDACTRAVPAEQLAALPHHLYTFHGCGLGELLDVEAARAVVLVRLVSLCRGVSGVSWELLERLAWLLEHDVVPVIPSEGSVGASGDLTPLSYLAAVLCGEREVYDHGRRRAAAEALAERGLAPYRLRPKEGLALMNGTAVMTALACQAYARGERLSRLATRLTALNVWALAGNPYHFDATLFAAKPHPGQQRCAARLRGDLATLDAQPPRNASRLQDRYSTRCAPHVIGVLEDSLDWLRGFIEGELNSANDNPLIDPLGETVMHGGHFYGGHIAFAMDSLKTLVANIADLLDRQLALLVDERYNHGLPANLSGASVERAPLNHGYKALQIGVSAWTAEALKHTLPASVFSRSTESHNQDKVSMGTIAARDALRVLTLAEQVAAGVLHAACQGVELRQIQAGPPPPALAGFVAVCRTRIAPLGEDRALDSELRRLCAELETLAAPLYRGAP